The DNA segment TTCAAGCTGAGTATAAGCCTCGCCGATTCCAGGTTCGTTGTTATTGTTTAATATCGTGCCGTCGCCGTCGATTATCACTACATTTTCAGCGCTTAACCCGGAGACGCTTTTCGATACAAGCGCTTCTATACCTCTGATCTGTTTTGAAGAAAGCTGCGCCGACGGGCTTAAATCAAGCACAACCGATGCCGTCGATTCGGTCTCATCCTTTTTTAACACGAACGAGCTGTCAGACGATATATTCAACGTTACAATTGCGTTGTTGACTCCGTTTAAGGTTTTTATTGCGTCCTGAAGCCTGTCCTGAAGCTGAAAAATCAGATATTGCTTCTTTTCAAAATCGGTTGTAATCAAGCTGGATGCATTTGTGAATAAGTCATATGAAAGCGAATTTTTCGGATATCCTTCAGCGGCAAGCTGCATTTTCAAAACAGCTTCATCCTTATATGGTACCAAAATTGCACCGCTCGCGTCAACTTTATAGTCAGTATTCAATTTGTCGAGAATCTGCATAATTTCCGCGCCTTCAGATGATGACAATCCTCTGTATAAAACTGTATAACTGCTTTTATTTAATACTGCGGCGACAATAACGGCTCCGACAATGACAACCGAAATAACCGATATAATTGTTATACGCTTTTTTTTACTCATTTTGCCAAAATATCCGCCTATTTGGTTAAAAAAGCCTGAAATCGACATATTCATACTCACATCGCACCTTCCAACCATATTTCGATATACTTTAGCTGTTTATATGTTATATGCAATTTCATCTATAGCGTAATACGCATTATTTCATTGTATGCATCAAGCGCCTTATTCCTTACAGCCACAAGCGTTTGTACAGCCAGATCTGCCTTTGCGGCGTCTATTGTTATATTGTGAAGCGCATCCGAATCGCCCAGGGCAAGATTGATTATATCCGAATTGACAGTTGAATTCGTTTCTCCGACCGCGCTGATAGCTTTGCCGAGCAGCTCCTCAAACGGCATAAAATCAGATGAAGAAGCATCTTCTGATTTATTTATATTTATACTTTCAATAAACTGTGACGTGTTTATCGCGGATATTGACATGATATGCCCTCCGTTTTTTGATTATTTGGTTATTAAAACGGCAATTAATAATGCCTTTTATGCGAGACACAAATTGCCGTATTTATTAAATTAATACTGTCTGCGGTGAGATATGAAAATTCCATCCTGCGATAATTTACTTTCCAATGTTTAAAGCCGCGGATGCCATTTGCTTGATCGCGTTAAAGGCGGTAATGTTCGCCTCATACGATCTTGATGCCGACATCATATCGATCATTTCTTCCAGCGTGTTTACATTGGGTATTTTTATATAACCGTTTTCATCGGCATTTGGATTCTGCGGGTCGTAATCCAGCTTATAATCGTCATTATCCTCGACAATCGCAGAGACTTCAACTCCGGCCAATGAGGAGCCAAGCTCATTTTCAAAGCTATTCACATCTGACTTTTCTTTAAAAACCACAAGCTTTCTTTT comes from the Oscillospiraceae bacterium genome and includes:
- the flgC gene encoding flagellar basal body rod protein FlgC, whose protein sequence is MAFLRTLDISGSALTAQKLRMKVIAQNLANASTTKTESGEAYKRKLVVFKEKSDVNSFENELGSSLAGVEVSAIVEDNDDYKLDYDPQNPNADENGYIKIPNVNTLEEMIDMMSASRSYEANITAFNAIKQMASAALNIGK
- the fliE gene encoding flagellar hook-basal body complex protein FliE yields the protein MSISAINTSQFIESININKSEDASSSDFMPFEELLGKAISAVGETNSTVNSDIINLALGDSDALHNITIDAAKADLAVQTLVAVRNKALDAYNEIMRITL